Proteins from one Niallia circulans genomic window:
- a CDS encoding nucleotidyltransferase-like protein, whose amino-acid sequence MEDILRPIYQERASQANTLGVLMIEKRQKEMTVTDTFDSVMLIIVKEADKPVFIKHYTYTDKKAALHIITETQLKKWILLGTNKKIFEWLYNGRVIFDRNEYVSQLKSELKDFPVIQRKRKMGVEFAKLIRRYMDGKAFFENKHYLDAYNDVVHSLHHLARLAVIENGFHPEVTVWSQVKQIEPEIYKLYVELINSEEPLEKRLELLFLASEFLIHSKTKMSIQHITDILAEQDYWSFNDLIENEELFLVYSVDLGRLIEYLIEKHFIEVVEVETKSPKVYHRYYKVSKKD is encoded by the coding sequence ATGGAAGACATTCTTCGTCCGATTTATCAAGAGAGAGCAAGCCAAGCGAATACACTTGGAGTTCTTATGATAGAAAAAAGACAAAAAGAAATGACGGTAACAGATACATTTGACTCGGTGATGCTTATCATCGTGAAAGAGGCAGACAAGCCTGTTTTTATTAAACATTACACGTATACAGACAAAAAAGCTGCACTTCATATTATTACGGAAACACAATTAAAAAAATGGATTTTGCTTGGTACAAATAAAAAAATATTTGAATGGCTATATAATGGGAGAGTCATATTTGATCGAAATGAATATGTATCCCAGTTGAAAAGCGAGTTAAAGGATTTCCCTGTCATCCAAAGGAAACGTAAGATGGGGGTGGAGTTTGCTAAGTTAATTAGAAGATATATGGATGGTAAAGCGTTTTTTGAGAACAAACATTATCTTGATGCATATAATGATGTCGTTCACTCCTTACATCATCTTGCGCGACTTGCTGTTATTGAAAATGGGTTCCATCCAGAGGTTACAGTATGGAGTCAAGTTAAGCAAATTGAACCAGAGATATATAAATTGTATGTCGAATTGATTAATAGTGAGGAGCCTTTGGAAAAAAGACTTGAGTTGCTGTTTTTGGCAAGTGAATTCCTTATCCACTCTAAAACGAAAATGAGCATTCAGCATATTACAGATATCTTAGCAGAACAAGATTATTGGTCTTTTAATGACCTTATAGAGAATGAAGAATTGTTTCTTGTATATTCCGTTGATTTGGGCAGGCTGATTGAATATTTAATTGAGAAACACTTTATTGAGGTAGTCGAGGTAGAAACTAAAAGTCCTAAGGTATATCACCGTTATTATAAGGTTTCAAAAAAAGATTGA
- the perR gene encoding peroxide-responsive transcriptional repressor PerR produces MSVEHNELQEALDKLKETGVRITPQRHAILEYLISSMSHPTADEIYKALEGKFPNMSVATVYNNLRVFKEVSLVKELTYGDSSSRFDFITSHHYHIICKDCGKIVDFHYPGLDEVEQFASHVSGFKISHHRLEIYGTCPDCAKNEAH; encoded by the coding sequence ATGTCTGTGGAACATAATGAGTTACAGGAAGCTCTTGATAAATTAAAAGAAACAGGAGTGCGCATTACCCCGCAGCGTCATGCGATACTTGAATACTTAATAAGCTCAATGTCACATCCGACTGCCGATGAAATTTATAAAGCACTGGAAGGCAAATTTCCAAATATGAGTGTGGCCACTGTTTATAATAATTTAAGAGTTTTTAAAGAAGTGAGTCTTGTAAAGGAATTGACGTATGGTGATTCCTCAAGCAGATTTGATTTTATAACTTCCCATCATTACCATATCATTTGTAAGGATTGCGGGAAGATAGTGGATTTCCATTATCCTGGACTGGACGAGGTAGAACAGTTCGCAAGCCATGTTTCAGGTTTTAAAATCAGTCATCACCGCTTAGAAATTTATGGAACATGTCCTGACTGTGCAAAAAACGAAGCGCACTAA
- the bcp gene encoding thioredoxin-dependent thiol peroxidase, which yields MSVNIGEQAPDFELEANSGKGIKLSDYRGKNIVLYFYPKDMTPGCTTEACDFRDSHSRFEELEAVVLGVSPDPVDKHKKFIAKHELPFLLLADEDHKVAESYDVWKLKKNFGKEYMGIERSTFLIDKEGRLVREWRKVKVAGHVEEIAEELKKL from the coding sequence ATGAGTGTAAATATAGGAGAGCAAGCACCTGATTTTGAATTAGAGGCAAACAGTGGCAAGGGAATTAAGCTGTCTGATTATAGAGGAAAAAATATTGTTTTATATTTCTATCCAAAAGATATGACACCTGGCTGTACAACGGAGGCATGTGATTTTAGGGACAGTCATTCGAGATTCGAGGAACTTGAAGCTGTTGTTCTCGGTGTAAGCCCAGACCCTGTAGACAAACATAAGAAGTTTATTGCAAAGCATGAGCTGCCGTTCCTGCTGCTTGCAGATGAAGATCATAAAGTGGCAGAGAGTTATGACGTATGGAAGCTGAAGAAAAACTTTGGCAAGGAATATATGGGGATAGAACGATCTACCTTTCTGATTGACAAGGAGGGAAGGCTTGTTCGTGAGTGGAGAAAAGTCAAAGTTGCCGGTCATGTCGAGGAAATTGCAGAAGAGCTGAAAAAGCTATAA
- a CDS encoding ion channel yields the protein MFFYFLLAMIIFFIMMSLRTLFVPYRLKEKWVSFENFLYLFFVYITIMIGFGLIYTLLQLNGVQVYNESQQIYASSLHFLDELQTGIYFSGITLFSVGFGDLTPIGLGRLIVVIEALIGYTIPAAFVARAVLDMES from the coding sequence GTGTTTTTTTATTTTTTGTTAGCGATGATTATCTTTTTTATTATGATGAGCTTGCGAACGCTGTTTGTTCCTTATCGCCTGAAAGAAAAATGGGTTTCATTTGAAAATTTTTTGTATCTTTTCTTTGTTTATATCACCATAATGATAGGCTTTGGCCTAATTTACACGCTGCTTCAGCTGAATGGCGTGCAGGTCTATAACGAAAGCCAGCAAATATATGCTTCGTCACTACATTTTCTAGATGAGCTGCAAACAGGTATATACTTTAGTGGGATTACGCTGTTTTCAGTAGGCTTTGGTGATTTGACACCAATCGGTCTCGGCAGATTGATAGTAGTAATTGAAGCACTTATTGGGTATACCATCCCAGCGGCATTTGTTGCAAGAGCTGTGTTAGATATGGAAAGTTAA